The Tropicibacter oceani DNA segment TCACGTTGATGTCTTCGGGCAGCAGTTGGACCAGCGCCACATCCGAGATGCGTGTATTGGAATCGACCAGGATCTGACCGATGCTTTCCACGGTGACCTCGGCATTGCCGACCTGCAGGGCAATCGTCTGCGCATCGGTCTCAAGCTCGCCCAGCGGGGTATCGTCGCGCAGATCGGCAAGCGCGGCGGTCACGTCGAAAACGGTCAGGCCGCGGCTCAGCAAGGACCGGTCATCAAGACTGACGCGGAATTCGTTCGACCGGTCGCCGCGCGTCGTCACCTCGGCGATGCCGTCAATCAGCGAAAGCCGGTTGTAGATCGGCCCCTCGGCCAGGGCGGTCAGCTCATCCAGGGAAACATCCCCCAGAACCGCCAGGCGAATGATCGCACTGGCGTTGCTGTCGGATTTGGAAACGGTCGGGTCATCCTCAAGATCACTAGGAAGCTGGCGCGCCGTGGCGGACACGATTTCGCGGGCCTCGTTGGCCGCCACGTCAATATCCGTGCCCTCGGACAGATCAATGGTGATGCTGCTTTGGCCCGTGGAGGAAGTGGATTCGATGTAGGACAGCCCCTCCAATGCGCTCAGCGCATCCTCCAGGACCTGGGTGATTTCCTGATCGACCGTCGACGGTGTCGCGCCCTCGTATTGGGTGCGGATCGAAAGCACCGGCTGATCGACATCCGGCATTTCGCGCACGTCCACGGACGACAGCGCCGCCAGACCGGCGATCAGGATCAAAAGGTTGACGACAAACCCGAAAATGGGTCGTGCGACGAACAGATCGGCCAAACCAGAGGCCGCGCGTTGGATGGTTGGCGTGCTCATTTCTGCTCCTGCACTGGCTGTTGCGGTTCGGCGTTTGCATCGGCGATGGCAGAGCCCGGGCGCAGTTTATGCGCGCCTTCGGTGATCATCATGGTGCCCACCGGCAGATCGACATCCAGCCAGACCGATTCATCGCGGCGAAACAGGATGGTCGCGGGGGTGCTTTGTGCCTTGCCGTCAGCCTCGAACCAGACGCTCGCGCCATCGCGCGACCATGTGATCGCCGTTGTCGGCACCACCAGCAATGGATCGCTCAGGTTGGAAAGCCGCGCGGTGAACGTCATCCCCGGCCACAGCGTTCCGTCCGGGTTTTCGACACGCGCCTTGACCGTGACGCTGCGGGTGACCGCATCAATTCGGCTGTCAAACGACGTGATCTCGCCCTTGAAGAACCGCCCCGTCAGAGACGGCGTGCCCAGAGTGACCTCGCGCCCAAGGGACAGGAAACCGACGGATCGTTCCGGCAGTTCAAATTCCACCAGCAGCGCGCTGGCATCGTCGATCGTGACAATCGGTGTGTTGGCGGTGATGAAATCGCCGACCTTGATCTCGCTCAGCCCCAGCTTGCCCGAAATCGGTGCCCGGATCGTGAGATCTTCGAGCGCAAGTTCCGCTTGTCCGACGCTGGCTTCGGCAAGGCGCTGCGCCAGCCGCGCTTCGGAAATCGTTACCTCTGAAACCGTGGAGTTCCCCGATTGCTGAAGACGTTCATAGCGGGTGACCGTGGCCGAGGCTTGCTCCAGCTCGTTCTGCGCGGTTTCAAGCGACAGCGTGGCGGCGCGTGCGTCCAGCTGCACCAGCACATCGCCCTGCGAAACCTCTGCGTTCGGGGTCAGGTTCAGCTCGACGATCCTGCCGGATACGTCGGCGGTCACGGTGGCGCTGCTTACCGCTTCGGAACTGCCGATCGCGCGGAATGAATCCTCGTAGGGTTGCATCTCCAGCGGCGTCAACACGACGGTGGTCGCGCCCCTGCCACCCGGTCCGCCGGGGCCCTGCGTCATGGGCGCTGCGCCGCCCGCACCGGGCGCCGCCGCACCGGGCACACCAAACGACCAGACATAGGCACCGGCAATGATGGCAAGTGATGCGGCGAAATAAACAAGCTTTTTCATCTAAGGGGCCTTTCATCGAACCCAGGGTGGGCGCGGTTCGTGTTCAAACAACGGATGTGCGGAGGTTGTACGGCGCAGGCGACCTGTGCCGTCGTTTTCATTTCTGGTGGCGGATCAAGCGGGTCAGTGTTGCAGCGCCATCAGGGATCCGGCGAGTCGACAAGCAGCCGTGATGCATTCATCAGCCCCGCCCAGACAATATCCAACGCGGCGCCAAGCGTGATGTCGTCTTCGCGCTCCCACAGGAAGATCGCCGCGCCTATTGCGTTGGTGGCCGTCCCTGCAAGGGCCGCAGCGGTGGCGCGGTCACCCAGGCGGCGGCAAAGAACCTCGGTCAGTTCCTCGCGTTCGGCAGTCAGGAAGCCGTCAAGGATGCCGCGCGCCTTCTCATTCGACCGAAGGATCTTTCCCACCATCCGAAGAATGGCCTGATCCTGCGCCAGCCTGTTGATGTGGCCGTCCAAAAGCCGCTTGAGGTCTGCCGCCAAGGGCGCGGTGCCTTCGCGCAGGGCATCCATGTCTGCCTGGTCAAAGCCGGGTGGATGCCCGATCGCGGCGGCTTCCTTGTTGGCATAATAGTTAAAGAAGGTTCGCGTGCTGACGCCTGCCGCAGCGGCGATTTCATCCGTCGTAACGCCTTCAAGGCCATTCGGCATAGCCAATTCCAAAGTGGCTCGCTGGATTTGAAGCGCCGTTTCCTGTCGCCGCCTTTGTCGCAACGGAAGTGTCATCTGCCTGCACCTTGCATAGTCTGCAAGTTTTGCATACCAAGCAGGTCAACGCTTCGCAAGTCAAGGAATCGAGAGCAAATGAAACATGCTGGAATGATCGCCCTTCTGGTCGCCCTCGTGGGCGCCGTCGCTGCGGCAATGATTCTGACAGGGGCGCGCCTGGGACTATGGGAACCTATAACCGGCTTCGGGCTCTATCGGTCCTATTTCAACCCGCTGGCGGCGGTGGTTGCCGGTGTCGGCCTGCTTGCGCTGGTTCTTCACCTGGTGCGAAGGGAAAAGCGCGGAGCCCTTGCCGGGGCGGTTGCGACCCTTGTTGGCGTGGCCTTGTTGACCCCGATGATCGCCTCGACCATCAACCCCGCGCCACGCGCGGCGCCCATCCACGACATTTCCACCGACACGGCAAACCCGCCTGCCTTTGAGATTCTCGATGAAACCCGTCCCGGGGCCAGAAATACGCTGGTCTACGGCGGCCCCGAATTGGCGCAGGCCCAGGCCGCCGCCTATCCTGACATCGCGCCCCTCACGACATTTCTGTCCGCGGACGCCGCCTATCTGCGCGCCTTGGCCGTCGCACAGGATATGGGCTGGGAAATTGTGACCACTGATGCTGATCGTCGTCGATTTGAGGCAACCGCACGCACCTCGGTCTTTTACTTTGCCGATGATGTCGTGGTCATCGTCAGCGAACAGGACGGCGGCAGCCGCGTTGACATGCGCAGTGTTTCCCGTGTCGGCCGCAGCGATCAGGGCGTGAACGCGGCCCGTATCCGCGACTTTCAACAGCAGTTCGCAAACTGATCCTTTTCGGATAGGCTTGCCCTATGAAGGCATCACCCCAAACGCCACCGCATCGGCCCTGAGCATCCCGCAGGCCGTCCTTGCCGATGCGCCGACGATCCAGACCAAAGGGCCGCTGATCCAATTGGCGGACACCCTTGACCAAGAGGCAAAGAGATGAAGGACCAAGACGCACGCAGCATTGCACAGGATTTTCTGGATCGCCAAGGCGAGGCGACGATCTGTGGCGATGTCGAAGCCACCTTGGCCTGTTGCGATATTCCCTGCACACTGGACAGCATGGAGGGGCGTGTGGTTGCGACAAACAGAGCGCAAATGCGCGCCATTTGTGCGGCCTTCATCGACGAATTGAAGGCAAAGCGCCTGACGCACATGGTACGCAAATGTCTCGACGCGCAGTTCAGGGATGACGATACCGTATGCGCCCTGTACGAGACACGGTATATCAAGGACAACTCCTTGTTGAGCGAAGAGCCCTATGCAGGTTTCGTCATACTCCGCCGCAAAGAGACCCAGTGGAAAATCATTGCAATGCAGTTCGCTGTCAGGGGTGCCAGTCCCGCGAACATCACCCTCAGGGATTGGATCCGGGAACGCAGCGACCTGTAAAAGACAAGACCAGAGATGGCGTGGACCAGATTCCCCTCACTCGGCCATGGATCGAATTGACTGGCAAAAGTGGTATAGGGCAGACCCCTGACAACCACTGCACTCACCACATGGGTCCGCGTTTATAATACAGGAAACGGCTGTTCCCAATTTTTGCACCGGCTTGGTCGTCGCACTTCCGAAGTTATTCCGACTTTCTGGTCGCGCCATTCCACCTTTGCCCCTGTTCGGGCGCGCCACTTCCCGGCTGTGCATTTCCGCAGGAAATGTTACGAAAGGGGTTTGTCGGAGTTGTCATTTCTTCGTGACACTCCGAGTGCAAGTTGATGCAATTTTCTTTTGAAAGCGCAAATACGGTGGGTACATGCCCGACATGCACCATGTCCCCTGCGTCAGATGAGCTTCATCGTCTGGTGGAGTCGGTTGTGGTGTCCTGGGACGCCGGCCAGGAGGGGCATGTCCTTGAGCTACGGGGCGAACTTGTTGAGATGTTGGCAAAAACAAAGCCCGCCGGAGGGGCGGGCTTTGTTGTGAACGGTTGTTCGCTAAAACTGGTTGCGGGGGCAGGATTTGAACCTGCGACCTTCAGGTTATGAGCCTGACGAGCTACCGGGCTGCTCCACCCCGCGCCAATTGTTTTGCCTCACGTTAAGTTTTATGGAGTGAGGCATCACACGTTTAGAGAGATATTGGTTTTTACTAGGTTTGGCGGTGACCTACTCTCCCACACCTTAAGATGCAGTACCATCGGCGCAAAGGCACTTAACGGCCGGGTTCGGAATGGAGCCGGGTGTTTTGCTCTCGCTATGACCACCAAACCAAGTAAAAACCAATCGCTGCGCGATTGGGTTTTACTTGGTTTGAGCGGGAGGCAGGGTATTGCGCAGCAATGCCCGTTCCCGCCCCTCGTAATTCCGGGCGCAGCGTTCATCAATCAAGTGTTGTCCAAGTCAGTACGCTTTATGGAGCGTATGCTTTTGTTTGTCACAGATAGCCAAGCCTGGCTATTACTGGATCAAATCAAGCCTATCGGGCAATTAGTACCAGTCAACTGAACATGTTACCATGCTTACATCTCTGGCCTATCGACGTGGTGGTCTTCCACGGCCCTCAGGGAGATCTTGTTTTGAAGGGGGCTTCCCGCTTAGATGCCTTCAGCGGTTATCCTGTCCGAACATAGCTACCCTGCACTGCTGCTGGCGCAACAACAGGTCCACCAGTGGTTCGTTCACCCCGGTCCTCTCGTACTAGGGGCAACTCTTCTCAAATCTCCTACACCCACGGCAGATAGGGACCGAACTGTCTCACGACGTTCTAAACCCAGCTCACGTACCTCTTTAAATGGCGAACAGCCATACCCTTGGGACCTGCTCCAGCCCCAGGATGAGATGAGCCGACATCGAGGTGCCAAACACTGCCGTCGATATGGACTCTTGGGCAGTATCAGCCTGTTATCCCCGGCGTACCTTTTATCCGTTGAGCGATGGCCCTCCCACTTGGGACCACCGGATCACTATGGCCGACTTTCGTCTCTGCTCGACTTGTCAGTCTCGCAGTCAGGCTGGCTTATGCCATTGCACTCAACGAGCGATTTCCGACCGCTCTGAGCCAACCTTCGCGCGCCTCCGTTACGCTTTAGGAGGCGACCGCCCCAGTCAAACTACCCGCCACGCAGGGTCCCGGATCCGGATAACGGACCGCGGTTAGACATCAAACAGAACAAGGGTGGTATCTCAAGGGAGGCTCCACAGAGACTGGCGTCCCTGCTTCGAAGCCTACCACCTATCCTGCACATGTTGTGTCTGATGCCAGTGCGAAGCTGTAGTGAAGGTGCACGGGGTCTTTCCGTCTAACCGCGGGTAGCCGGCATCTTGACCGGCAATTCAATTTCGCTGAGTCGATGTTGGAGACAGCGGGGAAGTCGTTACGCCATTCGTGCAGGTCGGAACTTACCCGACAAGGAATTTCGCTACCTTAGGACCGTTATAGTTACGGCCGCCGTTTACCTGGGCTTCAATTCAGAGCTTGCACCCCTCCTTTTAACCTTCAGGCACCGGGCAGGCGTCAGACCCTATACGTCGTCTTGCGACTTCGCAGAGCCCTGTGTTTTTAGTAAACAGTCGCCACCCCCTGGTTTGTGCCCCCAGCCCCTAGTTGCCTAGGAACCGGGCCTCCTTCTCGCGAACTTACGGAGGTATTTTGCCGAGTTCCTTCAACATCGTTCTCTCAAGCGCCTTGGTATTCTCTACCAGTCCACCTGTGTCGGTTTAGGGTACGATCTCATGATGGAGCTATTTCCAGGGACCAATGAGCGGCCCACCCAATCCAATAAGGGTGAACAACCTTCATGATCCGTCACTTCCATCTGGCCCAGGAATATTAACCTGGTTCCCATCGACTACGCCTTTCGGCCTCGCCTTAGGGGTCGGCTTACCCTGCTCAGATTAGCTTTAAGCAGGAACCCTTGGACTTTCGGCGAGAGTGTCTCTCACACTCTTTGTCGCTACTCATGTCATCATTCTCGCTAGTGATCTCTCCACCGGATCGCTCACGCGCCGGCTTCACAGAAAGCCTCTTGTGTCCAATCCCACCGAAGTGGGTAAGGACACATGAGACTATGTCACACTACGCTCTGCTACCATGCCTTACGGCATCCTCAGCTTCGGCTCATGGCTTGAGCCCCGTTACATCTTCGCCGCAGGACAACTTGTTTAGACCAGTGAGCTGTTACGCTATCTTTAAAGGATGGCTGCTTCTAAGCCAACCTCCTGGTTGTTTTGGTCGTCCCACCTGCTTTCCCACTTAGCCATGAATTAGGGGCCTTAGCTGGAGGTTAGGGTTGTTTCCCTCTTCACTACGGACGTTAGCATCCGCAGTGTGTCTGCCATCTAGTACTCCCGGGTATTCGGAGTTTGGTTAGGATCAGTAAGCCTGTGGGGCCCCATTACCCATCCAGTGCTCTACCCCCCGGGGTATTCGGATGACGCTCTACCTAAATAGATTTCGCAGAGAACCAGCTATCTCCGAGTTTGATTGGCCTTTCACCCCTAGGCACAACTCATCCCGACCTTTTTCAACAGGTG contains these protein-coding regions:
- a CDS encoding DUF1499 domain-containing protein, yielding MKHAGMIALLVALVGAVAAAMILTGARLGLWEPITGFGLYRSYFNPLAAVVAGVGLLALVLHLVRREKRGALAGAVATLVGVALLTPMIASTINPAPRAAPIHDISTDTANPPAFEILDETRPGARNTLVYGGPELAQAQAAAYPDIAPLTTFLSADAAYLRALAVAQDMGWEIVTTDADRRRFEATARTSVFYFADDVVVIVSEQDGGSRVDMRSVSRVGRSDQGVNAARIRDFQQQFAN
- a CDS encoding TetR/AcrR family transcriptional regulator; the encoded protein is MTLPLRQRRRQETALQIQRATLELAMPNGLEGVTTDEIAAAAGVSTRTFFNYYANKEAAAIGHPPGFDQADMDALREGTAPLAADLKRLLDGHINRLAQDQAILRMVGKILRSNEKARGILDGFLTAEREELTEVLCRRLGDRATAAALAGTATNAIGAAIFLWEREDDITLGAALDIVWAGLMNASRLLVDSPDP
- a CDS encoding efflux RND transporter periplasmic adaptor subunit, whose amino-acid sequence is MKKLVYFAASLAIIAGAYVWSFGVPGAAAPGAGGAAPMTQGPGGPGGRGATTVVLTPLEMQPYEDSFRAIGSSEAVSSATVTADVSGRIVELNLTPNAEVSQGDVLVQLDARAATLSLETAQNELEQASATVTRYERLQQSGNSTVSEVTISEARLAQRLAEASVGQAELALEDLTIRAPISGKLGLSEIKVGDFITANTPIVTIDDASALLVEFELPERSVGFLSLGREVTLGTPSLTGRFFKGEITSFDSRIDAVTRSVTVKARVENPDGTLWPGMTFTARLSNLSDPLLVVPTTAITWSRDGASVWFEADGKAQSTPATILFRRDESVWLDVDLPVGTMMITEGAHKLRPGSAIADANAEPQQPVQEQK